Proteins co-encoded in one Actinomycetota bacterium genomic window:
- the istB gene encoding IS21-like element helper ATPase IstB, protein MNTALTIERLYDMRLGAMAEAYSTELARSGDPALGFAERFGLVVEHQWALREEGRLARRLKNAGLKVDASIEEIDFTAARGLDRAVVADLAELSFLRGAGNVIVTGATGLGKTYLACAIADRACRRGHTALYKRVGRLIFELSLARADGSYLKAVDRLARVELLILDDWGLAAIEAQAASDLMDVIDDRTGRSSTIVGSQLPVSEWHHLITDPSVADALLDRLVHRSVRIELKGGSMRRETPKRPRKLT, encoded by the coding sequence ATGAACACAGCACTCACGATCGAGAGACTCTACGACATGCGCCTCGGCGCCATGGCCGAGGCGTACTCCACCGAGCTTGCACGCAGCGGGGACCCGGCCCTGGGATTCGCCGAGAGGTTCGGCCTCGTGGTCGAGCACCAGTGGGCCTTGCGCGAGGAGGGACGCCTCGCCAGGCGCCTGAAGAACGCGGGCCTGAAGGTCGACGCGTCCATCGAGGAGATCGACTTCACCGCGGCCAGGGGATTGGACCGCGCGGTGGTGGCCGACCTGGCCGAGCTCTCGTTCCTGAGAGGCGCCGGCAACGTCATCGTCACCGGCGCCACGGGACTCGGCAAGACCTACCTGGCCTGCGCGATCGCGGATCGGGCGTGTCGCCGCGGACACACCGCGCTCTACAAGAGGGTGGGCCGCCTGATCTTCGAGCTCTCACTGGCCCGAGCCGACGGGAGCTACCTCAAGGCCGTCGACAGGCTCGCGCGGGTCGAGCTGTTGATCCTCGACGACTGGGGACTGGCAGCGATCGAGGCACAGGCCGCCTCCGACCTCATGGACGTCATCGACGACCGGACCGGACGCTCCTCCACCATCGTGGGAAGCCAGCTGCCGGTCTCCGAGTGGCACCACCTGATCACCGACCCCAGCGTCGCCGACGCGCTTCTCGACCGGCTCGTGCACCGCTCGGTCAGGATCGAGCTGAAGGGAGGGTCGATGCGC